A window of Rhodospirillaceae bacterium contains these coding sequences:
- a CDS encoding bifunctional folylpolyglutamate synthase/dihydrofolate synthase: protein MKIKNQQTGPSGQILERLKHLHPKMIDLSLGRIQHLLAKLHNPHQKLAPVIHVAGTNGKGSSVAYLRAIFEAAGYRVHAYISPHLVHFHERIRVAGRLIDDETLTALLDECEKTNGGEPITFFEITTAAAFLAFSRAPADIVLLETGLGGRLDATNVIAEPLVTILTPISFDHMQYLGNSLADIAAEKAGIMKYRVPAVIGPQPFDAMQVFIPKAASLSAPLSRYGVEWDVEERTEDFIFKESGRTKIFPKPILPGSHQVLNAATVIAALKYLKKFRLDDSDIARGLRTADWPARLQRLTKGPLSKMLPPLWELWLDGAHNQGGAAILLDWLQQQPSKPTYLIFGMITTKQPLEFLGYFEGKVSAVKVIPIAGSDHSAFDPQHIVEMTQKLSTNIRAEKNEKTALQNIIVNEQQPARVLICGSLYLAGEILRDNE, encoded by the coding sequence ATGAAAATAAAAAATCAACAGACAGGGCCCAGCGGCCAAATTCTCGAAAGGCTCAAACATTTACACCCGAAAATGATCGACCTTTCTTTGGGGCGTATCCAACATTTACTGGCAAAGCTACATAACCCCCATCAAAAACTGGCGCCGGTCATTCATGTGGCAGGTACCAATGGCAAAGGATCAAGTGTTGCTTATTTGCGGGCCATTTTTGAAGCAGCCGGTTACCGAGTCCACGCTTATATTTCGCCCCATTTGGTTCATTTCCATGAGCGTATTCGGGTGGCGGGGCGTTTAATTGATGATGAAACCTTAACGGCCTTACTCGATGAATGCGAAAAAACCAACGGGGGGGAGCCGATTACTTTTTTTGAAATTACCACGGCTGCCGCCTTTTTGGCTTTTTCAAGGGCGCCCGCTGATATTGTTTTGCTGGAAACGGGTCTTGGCGGCAGGTTAGATGCCACCAATGTGATTGCCGAACCTTTGGTAACAATTTTAACCCCGATTTCTTTTGATCACATGCAATATTTAGGCAATAGTTTGGCTGATATTGCGGCAGAAAAAGCGGGCATTATGAAATATCGCGTGCCTGCGGTGATTGGCCCCCAACCCTTTGATGCGATGCAAGTATTTATCCCAAAAGCTGCAAGCTTATCGGCCCCACTCAGCCGCTATGGGGTGGAGTGGGATGTTGAAGAACGGACAGAAGATTTCATTTTCAAAGAATCGGGTCGGACAAAAATTTTCCCTAAACCTATTTTACCCGGATCACACCAAGTGTTAAATGCAGCAACCGTGATTGCGGCTTTAAAATATTTAAAAAAGTTCCGCCTAGATGATTCGGATATAGCGCGGGGCTTGAGAACAGCGGACTGGCCAGCGAGATTACAGCGCTTGACGAAGGGTCCCTTAAGTAAAATGTTACCGCCTTTGTGGGAATTATGGCTGGATGGCGCCCATAATCAGGGGGGTGCTGCAATTTTGCTGGATTGGTTGCAGCAACAGCCATCGAAGCCGACCTATCTTATTTTCGGCATGATTACCACCAAGCAACCTTTGGAATTCCTAGGTTATTTTGAGGGGAAAGTATCTGCGGTCAAAGTGATTCCGATTGCGGGTTCTGATCATTCCGCTTTCGACCCACAACATATTGTGGAAATGACTCAAAAATTATCTACAAATATTAGGGCCGAAAAAAATGAAAAAACGGCTCTTCAAAACATTATTGTGAATGAGCAACAGCCTGCAAGGGTTTTGATCTGTGGTTCTTTGTATTTGGCTGGGGAGATTCTGCGGGATAACGAATGA
- the trxA gene encoding thioredoxin, with amino-acid sequence MSTIRTTDYNFQKDVLQSSKPVLVDFFADWCGPCKVIAPALEDIATQLKEKLTIAKINIDDNPNTPQNYGVRGIPTLMLFKNGQVAATKVGAMQKTKLLEWIESVL; translated from the coding sequence ATGTCAACCATCAGAACAACCGATTATAATTTTCAGAAAGATGTTTTGCAGTCCAGCAAGCCCGTACTCGTGGATTTTTTTGCGGATTGGTGCGGCCCTTGCAAGGTCATTGCCCCCGCTCTTGAAGACATTGCAACCCAGTTAAAAGAAAAATTGACTATTGCCAAGATCAATATCGATGACAATCCCAATACCCCGCAAAATTATGGGGTGCGTGGTATACCGACCTTAATGCTGTTCAAAAATGGCCAAGTGGCCGCCACAAAAGTTGGTGCCATGCAGAAAACAAAATTATTAGAATGGATTGAATCAGTCCTCTAG
- the addB gene encoding double-strand break repair protein AddB, with product MTLYYTPPGYSSIQLLADYITDETKNDPLSMAKAIIFLPNRRSCRFLQAALLEKTPSAAAILLPRILPISDVKIDTPIPGLLPNFLATNPWKPALSKTRREFLLARLIRQGGFTAVGSHNVRHSLRLARSLVGFLEETINFRTDLSELENIVDSDYAEHWQKTLVFLNIIRQAWPQILADEGAINPEELHQQALESLCHLWRTVPPADPVIAVGITHTDPLILQLLSVIARLPKGVILFPAIDLLASPGLQQEIRQDPTHPQYKILKIMTYLKQDIALVQPWPSAPPIPHAEGRHQLLHLAMRSSALIGDWYHETNHIPATSLENIQLVECPGLREESQVVALILRAALENPDHRRIALITPDRRLALQVAIELKRWHINIDDSAGQFLHQTVIGKYLRLTAQMFNPNQKTASFLAALKHPFSHAGRNRQMFLTIIRQIEIKFLRQNFPANLAMLLERCREKKEYRRLLPLLTLLHQQSAAFADLFKEPLVSFKKLVKIHCAFAEWLASTPEQSGASLLWKNEEGETAAQVIADILEADQNDLLIAPEQYADILTDFLKEKTIYPKIGFNPRLFLWGVLEAQLQQADVVVLAGLNEEKWPPTIPSNPWLNSRFRQQLGLPPSEEMIGASAFDFIQNCYARKVYLTRSIKLDGTPTRPSRFIQRLQALAKARFGMDIPKGDWLNWQQQLIEPVTPVKIPRPHPCPAFEQRPLKIAATDMEILLRNPYEFYTKRILRLKPLLGLRMDPQARTRGILIHHILYEFNRLYPQQLPKAAEKRFYELAQDSFAPYLKNPQIWAFWWLPFQPVLAWLWQTEYENRPTIKQVFCESEGSIVLSIGNQSLTLHARADRIDWLNNDQLRIIDYKTGKIPSKTQIVEGEACQLPIELLIAEAGAFKSIPAKKVQELTFYQLGSQFKNDPMLSLDPYELPIRENLTAKLHQTLNYYYTVPTSTYEFPVNQPDSALLLPYQHLARFDSWNSGSQGLGADSDE from the coding sequence ATGACCTTATATTATACCCCACCCGGTTATTCCTCGATCCAATTACTGGCGGATTATATTACCGATGAGACGAAGAATGACCCCTTGTCGATGGCCAAGGCGATTATTTTTCTGCCTAACCGGCGTTCTTGCCGCTTTTTACAAGCAGCGCTTTTGGAAAAAACCCCTAGCGCTGCCGCGATCCTTTTGCCAAGAATTTTGCCCATCTCTGATGTGAAAATTGATACGCCCATTCCCGGATTATTGCCAAATTTCTTAGCCACAAACCCCTGGAAACCCGCCTTATCTAAGACACGCCGTGAATTTTTATTGGCGCGCTTAATCCGGCAAGGGGGATTTACGGCAGTCGGCAGCCATAATGTGCGACATTCTTTACGTTTGGCCCGTTCTTTAGTGGGATTCTTGGAAGAAACCATCAACTTTCGGACCGATCTCAGCGAACTTGAAAATATTGTTGATAGCGATTATGCAGAACATTGGCAGAAAACCTTAGTTTTCTTAAATATTATCCGGCAAGCTTGGCCCCAAATTCTGGCCGATGAAGGGGCCATAAACCCCGAAGAATTGCATCAACAAGCGTTGGAAAGCCTTTGCCACCTATGGCGTACCGTGCCGCCAGCGGATCCGGTAATCGCGGTGGGCATCACCCACACAGATCCCCTGATCCTGCAACTATTATCCGTGATTGCCCGTTTACCCAAGGGGGTGATTTTATTTCCTGCGATTGATCTTTTGGCCAGCCCTGGTTTACAGCAAGAAATCCGCCAAGACCCTACCCATCCCCAATATAAAATCCTTAAAATAATGACTTATTTGAAGCAGGATATAGCTTTAGTGCAGCCCTGGCCATCCGCCCCCCCTATACCGCATGCAGAAGGCCGTCATCAATTGCTGCATTTGGCCATGCGTTCATCTGCCTTGATTGGGGATTGGTATCATGAAACCAATCATATTCCAGCCACATCTTTGGAAAACATCCAATTAGTTGAATGCCCAGGGCTGCGGGAAGAAAGCCAGGTGGTTGCCTTAATCTTGCGTGCGGCCTTGGAAAACCCGGATCACCGCCGGATTGCCCTCATCACCCCTGATCGTAGGTTAGCCCTGCAAGTCGCCATTGAATTAAAGCGTTGGCATATCAATATTGACGATTCGGCTGGCCAATTCCTGCATCAAACCGTCATCGGTAAATATTTGCGGCTGACCGCTCAAATGTTTAATCCCAATCAAAAAACTGCTTCGTTTCTAGCCGCTTTGAAACACCCTTTTAGCCATGCCGGACGCAACCGCCAGATGTTCCTGACTATCATTCGGCAAATTGAAATAAAATTTTTGCGCCAGAATTTTCCTGCTAATCTGGCCATGCTTTTGGAAAGGTGCCGGGAGAAAAAAGAATACAGGCGTTTATTGCCGCTTTTAACACTGCTGCACCAGCAATCCGCGGCCTTTGCCGATTTATTTAAAGAGCCTTTGGTCAGTTTCAAAAAACTGGTTAAAATTCATTGTGCATTTGCGGAATGGTTAGCTAGTACCCCCGAACAATCAGGTGCTTCTTTGCTTTGGAAAAATGAAGAAGGGGAAACAGCCGCCCAAGTGATTGCCGATATCTTAGAGGCTGATCAAAATGACCTGCTCATTGCACCCGAACAATATGCGGATATTTTAACCGATTTCTTGAAGGAGAAAACGATCTATCCAAAAATCGGCTTCAATCCCAGGCTGTTTTTATGGGGGGTATTGGAGGCGCAATTACAACAGGCTGATGTCGTCGTCCTGGCGGGGCTTAATGAAGAAAAATGGCCGCCAACCATCCCCTCAAACCCTTGGCTTAACAGCCGTTTTCGGCAGCAATTGGGCTTGCCGCCGTCCGAGGAAATGATTGGGGCTTCCGCTTTTGATTTTATTCAAAATTGTTACGCCCGAAAAGTATATTTAACCCGGTCGATTAAGCTGGATGGCACCCCCACCCGCCCATCCCGCTTTATCCAACGCCTCCAGGCTTTGGCCAAAGCCAGGTTCGGCATGGATATCCCCAAAGGCGATTGGCTGAATTGGCAACAACAGCTGATTGAACCTGTCACACCCGTTAAAATCCCCAGGCCGCATCCCTGCCCTGCTTTCGAACAAAGGCCGCTTAAAATAGCAGCGACCGATATGGAAATATTGCTGCGCAACCCTTATGAATTTTATACAAAACGCATCCTACGGTTAAAACCTTTATTGGGGTTAAGAATGGATCCCCAAGCACGGACCCGTGGAATCCTTATCCATCATATCCTATATGAATTTAATCGTCTTTATCCCCAACAATTACCCAAAGCGGCAGAAAAACGTTTCTATGAGCTGGCCCAAGATTCTTTTGCCCCTTACTTAAAAAACCCCCAAATATGGGCCTTCTGGTGGTTGCCTTTTCAACCGGTGCTGGCATGGCTGTGGCAAACGGAATATGAAAATCGTCCTACCATCAAACAGGTTTTTTGTGAAAGTGAAGGGTCTATCGTCCTATCAATTGGCAACCAATCCCTTACCCTTCATGCCCGTGCTGACCGGATTGACTGGCTTAACAATGATCAATTACGGATCATCGATTATAAAACTGGCAAAATCCCTTCAAAAACCCAAATCGTCGAAGGGGAAGCCTGCCAATTGCCGATTGAATTATTAATTGCCGAAGCTGGCGCTTTCAAATCGATCCCCGCCAAAAAAGTCCAGGAATTAACCTTTTACCAATTAGGCAGCCAATTTAAAAATGATCCGATGTTGTCACTGGATCCCTATGAACTGCCAATCCGGGAAAACCTAACGGCAAAATTACATCAAACCTTAAATTATTATTACACAGTCCCCACTTCAACTTACGAATTCCCCGTTAACCAACCTGATTCTGCCTTATTATTACCTTATCAGCATTTGGCCAGGTTCGATAGTTGGAATTCCGGATCCCAAGGATTAGGTGCAGATAGTGATGAATAA
- the addA gene encoding double-strand break repair helicase AddA — MQQKAFHDQRQASDPQASAWVSASAGTGKTKVLTDRVLRLLLDGTKVSTILCLTYTKAAASEMVNRILERMLAWVVNGQEFLEKDLMQLLGVAPAKADIVRARQLFFQVLDDPIGLQASTMHSFCQSLLERFPLEAGISPGFQVMEETEAKLLVKQALEDTLQEIRETARPDLRQALHQVTSQYSWPAFIDMMGMLRQNNRFFHQLLDEHQNVENVVNILKHQEGIENLGDSELIRQEFYKKTKERLKKHGIKSDFSISKTTFGKTVEKIQEWVARASGTSHHLQQYVAIFLTKEETPRKELEKIDANSAEGAFIHGEIQACVQYLSVIRAEQWIGKISNLLVIYQHFDTHYQLIKRRNLSLDYQDLVRLVSRFLLSTQNVSWVLYKLDNHINHVLLDEAQDSNSEQWQMIETLVQEFFAGRGQRQDNRTVFAVGDVKQSIYGFLQAEPAEFLKANHRFHQYTQQAAKKWRNVDLDISFRSTKAILEVVDAVFTQPQSLMQQQGFKINHIPNRQEAGGIVELWPMLQSKNPLNGAENADIVLAQAIARRIKKMLSGEMLASQGRPIQARDIMILVQRRKPLTSILLNALRQQEVPVAGVDRLALKENMGINDLVAIGKFCLLPQDDFNLAIVLKGPLGRLTEEDLLDLCHGRSSSLWQNLKQKKRDHPPYQPIHEMLLSLLSTVDYQRPYHFYINILDHLGMRSKLLAELGTDIHEAIDEFLHLALNFEEQGIGTLQEFIDHLEESDAEIKRDLEQPILDHVRLMTIHGAKGLQAPIVFLAQTLFVNNLSSQIFWDDQKPCPLPIMVPGKGQNTEWQNRVREKMDAKILEEQERLLYVAMTRAEDRLYIGGSMTTTKSRKNWHDFIRSGMEKIASSFDLSQSDADWPASGLGLRIDCPQTIPLLAKAPPAPVLANSLPVWWKKPIVERNSPVATMLPSGEQQSHLISPLSEDGKQSVYLRGQIIHQLLQMAEQQPPADFQETAKQFLARAVFALPIRQQQEILHHIHHLLGSPLWQSLRMAENLYEAPIQGFIPKKSGERVHITGRIDRLAIFDKEIWIMDYKTHHALPRSIADVPAEYFRQMAIYRSLISQIYPPDIYPPSQIRCFLLWTAKPLLMELENDLLNTYIIH, encoded by the coding sequence TTGCAACAAAAAGCCTTCCATGATCAGCGGCAAGCCTCCGACCCGCAGGCATCTGCCTGGGTATCCGCCTCGGCAGGCACGGGTAAAACCAAAGTATTAACAGATCGGGTTTTAAGGCTGTTGCTGGACGGCACCAAAGTTTCAACCATCCTTTGTTTAACTTACACCAAAGCGGCCGCATCCGAAATGGTCAACCGTATATTGGAACGGATGCTAGCATGGGTGGTGAACGGCCAGGAATTTTTGGAAAAAGATTTAATGCAACTTTTGGGGGTTGCGCCTGCCAAAGCCGATATTGTCAGGGCCCGGCAGCTTTTTTTCCAAGTTCTTGATGATCCCATTGGCTTGCAAGCCTCCACCATGCATTCCTTTTGTCAAAGCTTGTTAGAAAGATTCCCACTGGAAGCAGGTATCTCCCCAGGTTTTCAGGTGATGGAGGAAACCGAGGCAAAACTTCTCGTGAAACAAGCCCTTGAAGATACGCTGCAGGAAATCCGTGAGACTGCGCGGCCAGATTTACGGCAAGCCCTTCATCAGGTAACTAGCCAATATAGCTGGCCCGCTTTTATCGACATGATGGGTATGCTGCGGCAAAACAATCGCTTTTTCCATCAATTGTTGGATGAGCATCAGAATGTTGAAAATGTCGTTAATATCCTCAAGCACCAAGAAGGCATAGAAAATTTGGGGGATAGCGAATTGATCCGCCAAGAATTTTATAAAAAAACCAAGGAACGTCTAAAAAAGCATGGGATCAAAAGCGATTTTTCAATTTCTAAAACAACATTTGGTAAAACAGTTGAAAAGATCCAGGAATGGGTTGCGCGTGCAAGCGGTACCAGCCATCACCTGCAACAATATGTAGCGATTTTCTTAACCAAAGAAGAAACACCCCGCAAAGAACTGGAAAAAATAGACGCCAATTCCGCAGAGGGCGCATTCATCCATGGCGAAATCCAAGCATGCGTCCAATATCTGTCCGTTATCAGGGCAGAACAATGGATCGGTAAAATCAGTAATTTGCTGGTGATTTATCAACATTTTGATACCCATTATCAATTGATCAAAAGACGAAACCTAAGCCTTGATTACCAAGACTTGGTCCGTTTGGTCAGCCGTTTTCTGCTTTCCACCCAGAATGTTTCCTGGGTTTTATACAAACTGGACAATCATATCAACCATGTTTTACTGGACGAAGCCCAAGATTCAAACAGTGAGCAATGGCAAATGATTGAAACCTTGGTTCAGGAATTTTTTGCCGGGCGCGGGCAACGCCAAGATAACCGGACGGTTTTTGCCGTGGGCGACGTGAAACAATCCATCTATGGTTTTTTGCAGGCAGAACCAGCTGAATTTTTAAAAGCCAACCACCGCTTTCACCAATATACACAACAGGCTGCCAAAAAATGGCGAAATGTGGATTTGGACATATCTTTCCGTTCGACCAAAGCCATCCTAGAGGTTGTGGATGCCGTCTTCACCCAACCCCAATCTTTGATGCAACAGCAGGGATTTAAGATCAATCATATCCCGAATCGGCAAGAAGCCGGGGGAATCGTTGAATTATGGCCCATGCTTCAATCTAAAAATCCCCTTAATGGTGCGGAAAATGCGGACATCGTCCTGGCCCAGGCCATCGCCCGCCGGATTAAGAAAATGCTTTCAGGCGAGATGTTGGCGTCCCAAGGTCGTCCCATCCAAGCACGGGATATCATGATTTTGGTGCAAAGGCGCAAACCTTTAACCAGCATTTTATTAAATGCCCTGCGCCAACAAGAAGTTCCCGTAGCAGGTGTTGATCGATTGGCTTTGAAAGAAAATATGGGGATTAATGATTTGGTGGCTATCGGAAAATTTTGTCTGCTGCCGCAAGATGATTTCAATTTGGCGATTGTATTAAAGGGGCCTTTGGGCCGCCTCACGGAGGAGGATTTGCTTGATTTATGTCATGGCCGCTCCTCCTCGCTCTGGCAGAACCTGAAACAGAAAAAACGGGATCATCCCCCCTATCAGCCTATACATGAAATGTTGCTAAGCCTGCTCAGCACCGTTGATTATCAGCGCCCCTACCATTTTTATATAAATATTCTAGACCATTTGGGCATGCGTTCAAAACTTCTGGCCGAACTAGGAACAGATATTCATGAGGCGATTGATGAATTTTTGCATTTAGCACTTAATTTTGAAGAGCAAGGTATTGGTACTTTACAAGAATTTATTGACCATTTAGAGGAAAGTGATGCCGAGATTAAACGCGATCTTGAACAACCCATCTTGGATCACGTCCGCTTAATGACCATTCATGGGGCGAAAGGCTTGCAGGCGCCTATCGTTTTTCTGGCCCAAACCTTATTTGTTAATAATCTTTCAAGCCAAATTTTTTGGGATGATCAGAAGCCTTGCCCCCTTCCTATTATGGTACCTGGTAAAGGCCAGAATACGGAATGGCAAAATAGGGTGCGCGAAAAAATGGATGCAAAGATACTCGAGGAACAAGAACGTTTATTATATGTGGCCATGACCAGGGCTGAAGACAGGCTATATATTGGCGGCTCGATGACCACCACAAAATCAAGAAAAAATTGGCATGATTTTATCCGCAGCGGCATGGAGAAAATAGCAAGTTCATTTGACTTAAGCCAATCGGATGCAGATTGGCCAGCATCCGGTTTAGGGTTAAGGATTGATTGCCCGCAAACTATCCCTTTACTTGCGAAGGCGCCCCCTGCACCGGTTTTGGCAAATTCCTTGCCGGTTTGGTGGAAAAAACCGATTGTGGAAAGAAACAGCCCGGTTGCCACTATGCTGCCCAGTGGGGAACAGCAAAGCCATTTGATTAGCCCCTTATCTGAGGACGGCAAACAATCGGTTTATTTAAGGGGACAGATTATCCACCAATTACTGCAAATGGCCGAACAGCAACCACCAGCCGATTTTCAAGAAACGGCCAAACAGTTTCTGGCGCGGGCGGTTTTTGCCCTTCCCATCAGACAACAACAAGAAATATTGCATCATATTCATCACTTGCTCGGCAGTCCTTTATGGCAATCGTTACGTATGGCCGAGAATTTATATGAAGCACCGATTCAAGGGTTCATCCCTAAAAAATCAGGGGAAAGGGTACATATCACCGGACGCATTGATCGGTTGGCTATCTTTGATAAAGAAATATGGATTATGGATTATAAGACCCATCATGCCCTGCCCCGGTCAATTGCCGATGTTCCAGCTGAATATTTCCGGCAAATGGCCATTTATCGATCATTGATTAGCCAAATATATCCCCCCGATATCTATCCCCCTAGCCAGATTCGCTGTTTTTTGTTATGGACAGCAAAACCCTTGCTGATGGAACTGGAAAATGATCTACTTAATACCTACATCATCCATTGA